The Bacteroidia bacterium genomic interval CCTGGGCAAAATCCCGGGTTCTACGGAGAAGTCTATTACCAATCCGGGGCGTTCCTCTGCTTCTTCTCGCAATCTCCAGGGCAGCATCAGCTTTTATGGGGACATTCAAAACAGTTGCTGATCGCTGCAAAATCCGCTGCAGGGTTTCCGCATCATAGTACTCCAGTCGAAAATTGATCCCGAATCTTGCCAGCATAGGGGAGGTTAGTAAGCCTGCCCGGGTAGTAGCTCCTACCAAAGTAAAAGGATTGAGAGAAATTTCGATGCTACGAGCATTGGGACCCGTCTCTACCATGATGTCGATTTTGAAGTCTTCCATGGCGGAGTAGAGGTATTCTTCAATTACGGGAGAAAGGCGATGAATCTCATCAATAAAGAGCACATCCCCTTCCTCCAGATTGGTGAGCAGACCGGCCAAATCTCCTGGCTTTTCCAATACCGGGCCTGAAGTTGTCGTAATCTCCGCGCCCAATTCATTGGCGATGATAAATGAAAGCGTCGTCTTGCCTAATCCCGGAGGTCCATGTAACAGAACATGGTCCAGGGTGTCATTTCTCATCTTGGCAGCTTCAACGAAGATCTTGAGGTTGTCAGTGATCTTTTTCTGGCCCGTAAAATCCAGCAATTCCTGCGGTCGGAGTTGCTTTTCTTCTTCAGAAGGAGTGGATGTTGGATCGAGCCATTCGTTTCGCATAAGCCATTGATTTTTAGCAAAAGCAATTTACAAGCGATTTTTCGCAAATGCAATTAGCATAATGCTAAGTTTTTGTGATTTATTGAGCTTCGAACTTAAAGGACCATAGTTCCTTTCCATCTACATCGAAGTATTTCAATTCTGCCCTTCTCTCGGTACGCTTTCCACTCAATGTCAGGGTGGAAAAATTTCTTTGGCCAAAAAATGAATCTTTTACCCGCAATGTATTAGGTTCATCGAGGGCACTATTGGCACCTGAAGTCAAAGGAGAAGAAGTAATATCATAAATCTTAATGCCATTTTTTTCGAAGAGAGAAAGCTCTGAATGATGACGATCTCCGGTAAGGAAGATGACGTTTTTAATGCCTTCCTCTACAATGGTATTCAGGATGCGGCTTCTTTCAGCAGGTGCGATATTGGAGTAGTTTTCATACAAAGCGGCATCATTTACAACCTGCCCGCCTATCATGACAAATTTGAATCTGGCTTTGGAGCTAATCAGGGCATCGAGGAACCATTCGAGTTGTTCTTCTCCCAGGATACTTCTTGGTGCGCTTTTCTTTCTATTAGGATCACGGAAATAGCGATCATCCAGGATGAAAAATTGTGCATCTCCCCATTCAAAAGAAGTTGTAATACCTCCCATTCCGGGTAATCCATAGGAAGGATTTCCCCAAAATAATTGAAAGGCCTTAGTGGTCATATTCTTACCCCAATAGGTATAATCACTATCATTCGGTCCGTAATCATGATCATCCCAAACAGCATAATTGGCTGTAGAAGCAAGGAGAGGCTGCATTTCTTCTATCTGACGGGTATGGGTGTATCTGTGCACAATTCCCGTTGCAGAGTTCCAATCAGCCTCACGGAGGTAGGTGTTATCTCCCAACCAAAGCATGAGGTCAGGATCTTTTTGGAGAATGCTCTCGAAAATGCGATAGTCTGATCCATAGGGTTTGCCCGGACGATCATAAGCTTCATCATTGATATAGACGCAGCTTCCCATAGCCATCGTAATCTCCGGAGGATCTGTTCTCCATTGCCAAAGTGGAGGAGTTTGGAAAACCATATCATAAGGCCTTTGCACTTCCTTTCCATTGATAAGGAGCCTATAGCTATAAGTTATACCGGGTTGAACCTGGTCGGCGATAAGGTGTGCAGTGAAAGCCTGGTCCTGGCGTGTCTGGTATGCAGGAGTACGATAGATGGGAGATCCCTCACCTGCCGTATATTCTATCTGAACGATAGCCGTTCCATTGGTTTGCACCCAAAGCATGACTTCTCGCATTTCACAGTATCCCACCATAGGTCCTGAAACGAGGACATTATCTGTCGGTGGTAGGCCTTGAGAAAATCCGTTTAGGTGAAAGATCAGGCAAAGGCTGAAGAGAAGAAGACGCTGTTGTATTGACATATATTTTAGGTTATAGAGATGTGTTCAATAGGATGTTATGGATAAAGTCAGGATGCTGTTGTTCAGGCTCCAGATGATACTTTGCCCGAAGATAATAGCTTTCCCTTTTTTCTAAGAGATCTGCAATAAATTCTTTGAGTTCCTCATCACTCAAGTCCCGGATGAGTGGACGCGCTGCTTTTTGAGGAAGTAATCTTTGATAAATGCTTTCAAGGGGTGTTTTCAGGTAAAAACTTTCACCCGCTTGATTCATCATTTTCATATTGTCCCCGAAA includes:
- a CDS encoding alkaline phosphatase D family protein yields the protein MSIQQRLLLFSLCLIFHLNGFSQGLPPTDNVLVSGPMVGYCEMREVMLWVQTNGTAIVQIEYTAGEGSPIYRTPAYQTRQDQAFTAHLIADQVQPGITYSYRLLINGKEVQRPYDMVFQTPPLWQWRTDPPEITMAMGSCVYINDEAYDRPGKPYGSDYRIFESILQKDPDLMLWLGDNTYLREADWNSATGIVHRYTHTRQIEEMQPLLASTANYAVWDDHDYGPNDSDYTYWGKNMTTKAFQLFWGNPSYGLPGMGGITTSFEWGDAQFFILDDRYFRDPNRKKSAPRSILGEEQLEWFLDALISSKARFKFVMIGGQVVNDAALYENYSNIAPAERSRILNTIVEEGIKNVIFLTGDRHHSELSLFEKNGIKIYDITSSPLTSGANSALDEPNTLRVKDSFFGQRNFSTLTLSGKRTERRAELKYFDVDGKELWSFKFEAQ
- a CDS encoding shikimate kinase, producing the protein MIGFLIGFMGSGKSTLGRAVKDAGQVPFIDLDNYIVVRAGKPIPLIFDEGGEELFRKLEREALQSLIMANPDKLLIACGGGTPCFGDNMKMMNQAGESFYLKTPLESIYQRLLPQKAARPLIRDLSDEELKEFIADLLEKRESYYLRAKYHLEPEQQHPDFIHNILLNTSL
- the ruvB gene encoding Holliday junction branch migration DNA helicase RuvB; amino-acid sequence: MRNEWLDPTSTPSEEEKQLRPQELLDFTGQKKITDNLKIFVEAAKMRNDTLDHVLLHGPPGLGKTTLSFIIANELGAEITTTSGPVLEKPGDLAGLLTNLEEGDVLFIDEIHRLSPVIEEYLYSAMEDFKIDIMVETGPNARSIEISLNPFTLVGATTRAGLLTSPMLARFGINFRLEYYDAETLQRILQRSATVLNVPIKADAALEIARRSRGTPRIGNRLLRRTRDFAQVKGDGNIDLDIAKTTLTALEVDEAGLDDMDNKILLTIIDKFKGGPVGLNSIAAAIGEEAETIEEVYEPYLVMEGFIKRTARGRMATERAYHHFDRMPGSDPTQGKLFT